One part of the Aestuariirhabdus litorea genome encodes these proteins:
- a CDS encoding IscS subfamily cysteine desulfurase, whose amino-acid sequence MKLPIYFDYSATTPVDPRVAQKMVECLTADGNFGNPASRSHLFGWKAEEAVETARRQVADLINADPREIVWTSGATESDNLAIKGVAHFYQKKGKHIITSKIEHKAVLDTCRQLEREGFEVTYLEPDANGIIQPQAVADALREDTILVSLMHVNNEIGVINDITAIGEITRAHKVLLHVDAAQSAGKLAIDMETMKVDLASFSAHKIYGPKGIGALYVRRKPRVRIEAQMHGGGHERGMRSGTLPTHQIVGMGEAFRLAREEMAKDNEHVHQLKERFWRQVSDMEQVFLNGDAEQRVPGNLNVSFNFVEGESLIMSLKDLAVSSGSACTSASLEPSYVLRALGLNDEMAHSSLRFSFGRFTTEEEVDFAAQKVRDAVSKLRELSPLWDMYKDGVDLNTVEWAAH is encoded by the coding sequence ATGAAACTGCCTATTTATTTTGATTACTCTGCCACCACGCCGGTTGATCCGCGTGTCGCGCAGAAGATGGTGGAGTGCCTCACCGCAGACGGTAACTTCGGCAACCCCGCTTCGCGCTCCCACCTGTTCGGGTGGAAGGCGGAAGAGGCGGTCGAGACTGCGCGCCGCCAGGTCGCCGACCTGATCAACGCCGACCCCCGCGAGATTGTCTGGACCTCGGGAGCCACCGAGTCTGACAACCTCGCGATCAAGGGGGTAGCCCACTTCTACCAGAAGAAGGGCAAGCACATCATCACCTCCAAGATTGAGCACAAGGCGGTGCTGGATACCTGTCGCCAGCTCGAGCGTGAAGGGTTCGAAGTCACCTATCTGGAACCCGATGCCAACGGCATCATCCAGCCCCAGGCGGTGGCCGACGCCCTGCGCGAAGACACTATCCTGGTGTCACTGATGCACGTCAACAACGAGATTGGCGTGATCAATGACATTACCGCCATCGGCGAGATCACCCGTGCGCACAAGGTGCTGCTGCATGTGGATGCCGCCCAGAGCGCCGGCAAGCTGGCGATCGACATGGAGACCATGAAGGTGGACCTGGCCTCCTTCTCGGCCCACAAGATCTATGGTCCCAAGGGGATCGGTGCCCTTTACGTGCGGCGCAAGCCGCGGGTGCGGATCGAGGCCCAGATGCACGGCGGTGGTCACGAGCGTGGTATGCGTTCCGGTACCCTGCCGACCCACCAGATCGTGGGTATGGGGGAAGCCTTCCGCCTGGCTCGTGAGGAGATGGCCAAGGACAACGAGCACGTGCACCAGCTGAAGGAGCGTTTCTGGCGCCAGGTCTCCGATATGGAGCAGGTGTTCCTCAACGGAGATGCCGAGCAGCGCGTGCCCGGGAACCTCAACGTCAGCTTCAATTTCGTCGAGGGTGAGTCCCTGATCATGTCCCTCAAGGACCTGGCGGTCTCATCCGGTTCGGCCTGTACCTCGGCCAGCCTTGAACCCTCCTATGTACTGCGGGCGCTGGGGCTGAACGATGAGATGGCCCACAGCTCCCTGCGCTTCAGCTTTGGTCGTTTCACGACCGAAGAGGAGGTGGATTTTGCGGCGCAAAAAGTACGAGACGCAGTGAGCAAACTGCGCGAACTGTCGCCACTTTGGGATATGTACAAAGATGGCGTAGACCTGAATACCGTGGAATGGGCCGCGCACTAA
- the iscU gene encoding Fe-S cluster assembly scaffold IscU: MAYSDKVLDHYENPRNVGKLDADDPDVGTGMVGAPACGDVMRLQIKVDQQGIIEDARFKTYGCGSAIASSSLVTEWMKGKTLDEAEQIKNTAIAEELALPPVKIHCSVLAEDAIKAAVKDYREKHKS; the protein is encoded by the coding sequence ATGGCTTACAGTGACAAGGTACTCGACCATTACGAGAATCCTCGTAATGTGGGTAAGCTCGATGCCGATGATCCCGATGTGGGAACCGGTATGGTGGGTGCACCCGCCTGCGGCGATGTGATGCGCCTGCAGATCAAGGTGGACCAGCAGGGCATCATCGAGGATGCGCGCTTCAAGACTTACGGTTGCGGCTCGGCCATTGCGTCCAGCTCACTGGTGACCGAGTGGATGAAGGGCAAGACCCTCGATGAGGCCGAGCAGATTAAAAACACGGCGATCGCTGAAGAGCTGGCGTTGCCGCCGGTCAAGATCCACTGCTCGGTTCTGGCCGAGGATGCGATCAAGGCCGCCGTTAAAGATTATCGTGAAAAGCACAAATCCTGA
- the iscA gene encoding iron-sulfur cluster assembly protein IscA — protein sequence MAVTMTEAAANHVARFLENRGKGVGIRVGVKTTGCSGMGYVLEFVDETQEEDAVFDCNGVKVVVDPKSLVYIDGTELDFVKEGLNEGFKFNNPQAASECGCGESFSV from the coding sequence ATGGCTGTTACTATGACCGAGGCCGCCGCCAACCATGTGGCTCGATTCCTTGAGAATCGGGGCAAGGGGGTGGGAATTCGCGTCGGAGTCAAAACCACTGGATGTTCCGGAATGGGCTACGTCTTGGAGTTTGTTGACGAAACCCAGGAGGAGGATGCAGTGTTTGACTGCAACGGCGTCAAGGTCGTGGTCGACCCCAAGAGCCTGGTTTATATCGATGGCACCGAGCTTGATTTCGTCAAGGAGGGGCTCAACGAAGGCTTCAAATTCAATAATCCGCAGGCCGCCAGCGAGTGCGGTTGCGGTGAGAGTTTCAGCGTCTGA
- the hscB gene encoding Fe-S protein assembly co-chaperone HscB, with amino-acid sequence MQEDYFELFGLPRSYQLDQQQLATRFRELQQVVHPDRHAAANERDQRLSVQYAAHVNDAYQTLKAPVPRAIYLLRCRGIEPRLENNTVMDAAFLMQQMEWREALDELRSSRSEADLEALRSEADSQMGRFQAQFSELWQGEAKALEQAESLVMKMQFVDKLQEQLDQLEDELLDDY; translated from the coding sequence ATGCAGGAAGATTACTTCGAGCTGTTCGGGCTGCCGCGCAGCTACCAGCTGGACCAGCAGCAGCTGGCTACCCGTTTTCGTGAGTTGCAGCAGGTGGTTCACCCCGACCGCCACGCGGCGGCCAATGAGCGCGACCAGCGCCTGTCGGTGCAGTACGCGGCCCACGTGAATGACGCCTACCAGACCCTGAAGGCGCCGGTCCCCCGGGCCATTTACCTGTTGCGTTGCCGCGGCATCGAGCCCCGGCTGGAAAACAATACCGTGATGGATGCCGCCTTCCTGATGCAGCAGATGGAGTGGCGCGAAGCGCTGGATGAGCTGCGCAGCAGCCGCTCCGAGGCTGACCTGGAGGCGCTGCGGAGCGAGGCGGATAGCCAGATGGGGCGCTTTCAGGCGCAGTTCTCTGAACTCTGGCAGGGCGAGGCGAAAGCGCTTGAGCAGGCGGAGTCGCTGGTAATGAAAATGCAGTTTGTGGATAAGCTGCAGGAGCAATTGGATCAGCTCGAAGATGAGCTGTTAGACGATTACTAA
- the hscA gene encoding Fe-S protein assembly chaperone HscA, translating into MALLQISEPGESAQPHQHKLAVGIDLGTTNSLVATVRSGVADTLPCKGGSHLLPSVVHYGDQSVLVGAQAREYAAQDPHNTIISVKRLMGRGVKDLRSLGGVMPYEFSAGEGMPFIRTRQGDRSPVEVSAEILRVLAERGRETLGGDLVGAVITVPAYFDEAQRQATKDAAKLAGLNVLRLLNEPTAAAVAYGLDNDEEGVVAIYDLGGGTFDISILRLTRGVFEVLATGGDSALGGDDFDHAIASWILQQAGVDETTLNAATQRQVLNEACRAKLALSDATRVGVAFGDWSGELEREQFNALVDPLIDQTLRACKRALRDARVSADEVRNLVMVGGSTRVPRVRERVAQWIGKQPLIDIDPDRVVAIGAARQADLLAGNKSTDDMLLLDVIPLSLGLETMGGLMEKVIHRNTTIPVARAQEFTTFKDGQTAMAIHVLQGERELIADNRSLARFVLQGIPPMAAGAARIRVTFQVDADGLLNVSATELTSGVESGVQVKPSYGLSDGEIAGMLKASYSHAAEDRDARMLAEQQVEADRLLEALESALVADAELLSEVELQAIRADMAALKALREGDDRRAIELQVEHLSELTAEFAQRRMDSGIRKALAGHSIDEIES; encoded by the coding sequence ATGGCGTTACTACAGATATCAGAACCGGGAGAGAGCGCGCAGCCGCATCAGCACAAGCTGGCGGTAGGCATCGATCTGGGCACCACCAATTCGCTGGTCGCAACGGTACGCAGTGGCGTGGCCGATACCCTTCCCTGCAAGGGTGGCTCACACCTGCTGCCGTCGGTGGTTCACTACGGTGATCAATCGGTGCTGGTGGGTGCCCAGGCCCGCGAGTACGCTGCCCAGGATCCGCATAACACCATTATCTCGGTAAAGCGCCTGATGGGGCGTGGGGTTAAGGACCTGCGCTCCCTGGGAGGGGTAATGCCCTACGAGTTCAGCGCGGGTGAAGGGATGCCCTTTATCCGTACCCGTCAGGGGGATCGTTCTCCGGTCGAGGTATCGGCCGAGATCCTGCGGGTGCTGGCCGAGCGTGGCAGGGAGACCCTTGGCGGAGATCTGGTGGGGGCGGTGATTACCGTGCCGGCCTACTTCGATGAAGCCCAGCGCCAGGCCACCAAAGATGCCGCCAAGCTGGCGGGGCTGAACGTCCTGCGGTTGCTTAATGAGCCCACCGCGGCCGCCGTGGCCTATGGCCTCGATAACGACGAGGAGGGGGTGGTCGCGATCTACGACCTGGGCGGAGGCACCTTTGATATCTCCATTCTGCGCCTGACCCGCGGAGTGTTTGAGGTGTTGGCCACCGGCGGCGACTCCGCCCTCGGTGGTGACGACTTTGACCACGCCATCGCCAGCTGGATTCTGCAGCAGGCGGGGGTGGATGAGACCACACTCAATGCCGCCACCCAGCGCCAGGTGCTGAATGAGGCCTGTCGGGCCAAGCTGGCCCTGAGTGACGCCACCCGTGTCGGGGTCGCCTTTGGCGACTGGAGCGGTGAGCTGGAGCGCGAGCAATTCAATGCGCTGGTGGACCCCTTGATCGACCAGACCCTGCGGGCCTGCAAGCGAGCGCTGCGCGATGCCCGGGTGAGTGCTGATGAGGTGCGTAACCTGGTGATGGTCGGGGGTTCCACACGGGTACCGAGAGTTCGCGAGCGGGTGGCCCAGTGGATCGGCAAGCAGCCCCTGATCGATATCGACCCCGACCGCGTGGTGGCGATCGGGGCGGCGCGCCAGGCGGATTTGCTGGCGGGCAACAAGTCTACCGATGATATGTTACTGCTGGATGTGATTCCTCTCTCCCTCGGTCTGGAGACCATGGGGGGGTTGATGGAGAAGGTGATTCACCGCAACACCACCATCCCGGTGGCGCGGGCGCAGGAGTTCACCACCTTCAAGGATGGGCAGACCGCTATGGCGATCCATGTGCTGCAGGGGGAGCGGGAGTTGATCGCCGACAATCGTTCACTGGCGCGCTTCGTACTGCAGGGGATTCCCCCCATGGCCGCTGGCGCCGCCCGTATCCGGGTCACCTTCCAGGTGGATGCCGACGGGCTGCTCAATGTCAGTGCCACCGAACTCACCAGTGGGGTGGAATCGGGTGTGCAGGTGAAGCCCTCCTACGGGCTTTCCGATGGCGAGATCGCCGGTATGCTCAAGGCTTCCTACAGCCACGCGGCCGAAGACCGGGATGCGCGCATGCTGGCGGAGCAGCAGGTGGAAGCGGATCGCCTGCTGGAGGCGCTGGAGAGTGCGCTGGTGGCGGATGCCGAGTTGCTCAGTGAGGTCGAACTGCAGGCCATTCGTGCAGATATGGCGGCCCTGAAAGCGCTGCGCGAGGGGGATGACCGCCGCGCGATTGAATTGCAGGTGGAACACCTCTCCGAGTTGACCGCCGAGTTTGCCCAGCGCCGTATGGATAGTGGTATCCGCAAGGCGCTGGCCGGACACTCCATTGATGAGATTGAGAGCTAA
- the fdx gene encoding ISC system 2Fe-2S type ferredoxin gives MTQLIFLPHDEICPEGLVIEVEPGVTVCDAALAEGIEIEHACEKSCACTTCHVIVREGFDSLEEADELEEDMLDKAWGLEPESRLSCQAVVGEVDLVIEIPKYTINQVSENH, from the coding sequence ATGACCCAGCTGATTTTCCTGCCCCACGATGAGATCTGCCCCGAGGGGCTGGTGATTGAGGTCGAGCCCGGGGTGACCGTGTGTGATGCGGCCCTGGCCGAAGGAATTGAGATTGAGCACGCCTGCGAAAAGTCCTGTGCCTGCACCACCTGCCATGTGATTGTGCGGGAGGGGTTCGACTCCCTGGAGGAGGCTGACGAGCTGGAGGAGGATATGCTCGACAAGGCCTGGGGGCTGGAGCCGGAGTCGCGCCTTAGCTGCCAGGCGGTGGTGGGTGAGGTGGACCTGGTGATCGAGATCCCCAAATACACCATCAACCAGGTATCCGAGAATCATTAA
- the iscX gene encoding Fe-S cluster assembly protein IscX, which yields MKWTDVQDIAIELSEAHPEVDPRYVNFVDLRGWVLALDDFDDDPAHCGEKVLEAIQAAWIDEAD from the coding sequence ATGAAGTGGACCGATGTGCAGGATATTGCCATTGAGCTGTCGGAGGCGCACCCCGAGGTGGACCCGCGCTACGTCAACTTTGTGGATTTGAGGGGCTGGGTGCTGGCCCTGGATGACTTTGATGATGACCCGGCCCATTGTGGTGAAAAGGTGCTGGAAGCGATTCAGGCGGCCTGGATAGACGAAGCCGACTGA
- the ndk gene encoding nucleoside-diphosphate kinase, with translation MAVERTLSIIKPDAVAKNVIGKIYSRFESNGLKVVGAKMLHLSQELAEGFYAEHKERPFFGDLVAFMTSGPVVVSVLEGENAVAAHRDLMGATNPKEAAAGTIRADFAESIDENAVHGSDSAASAAREISYFFKDEEVCPRTR, from the coding sequence ATGGCCGTTGAACGTACCCTTTCCATTATCAAGCCCGATGCTGTTGCCAAGAACGTGATTGGCAAGATCTACAGCCGTTTTGAGTCCAACGGGCTGAAGGTGGTTGGTGCCAAGATGCTGCACCTTTCCCAGGAGCTGGCGGAAGGTTTCTACGCTGAGCACAAAGAGCGTCCCTTCTTTGGTGACCTGGTTGCCTTCATGACCTCCGGTCCCGTGGTGGTCTCTGTCCTCGAGGGTGAGAACGCCGTGGCCGCGCACCGCGACCTGATGGGCGCCACCAACCCCAAGGAAGCCGCCGCCGGTACCATCCGTGCTGACTTCGCCGAGTCCATCGACGAAAACGCCGTTCACGGTTCCGACTCCGCTGCTTCTGCAGCCCGTGAAATCTCCTACTTCTTCAAAGACGAAGAGGTTTGCCCGCGCACTCGCTAA
- the rlmN gene encoding 23S rRNA (adenine(2503)-C(2))-methyltransferase RlmN: protein MSETLQKTNLLGLTREKMEAFFLSIGEKKFRSEQVMKWIHHHRIDDFEKMTNLGKSLREKLARVAEIRAPEVVSENISGDGTRKWVVRVTSGSCVETVFIPEDGRGTLCVSSQAGCALDCSFCSTGKQGFDSDLTAAEIIGQVWIAACSLNNEPAKVGRSITNVVMMGMGEPLLNFDNVVDAMTLMMDDLGYGISKRRVTLSTSGVVPALKRLSEVTDVSLALSLHAPNNALRDQLVPLNKKYPLEVLLPACVGYIQGLSDKSRRITIEYTLIDGVNDRSEHAAELIELLRGIPCKINLIPFNPFSLSNYRRPSNNSLHRFQRQLQEAGYNTTIRKTRGDDIEAACGQLAGEVQDRTRRSARYQQSRVEPDNLITVRSV from the coding sequence ATGTCTGAGACGCTTCAAAAAACCAACCTGCTGGGCCTGACCCGGGAGAAGATGGAAGCTTTTTTCCTCTCTATTGGTGAAAAGAAGTTTCGCTCCGAACAGGTGATGAAATGGATTCACCACCATCGTATCGATGATTTCGAGAAGATGACCAACCTCGGGAAATCCCTGCGTGAAAAACTGGCCCGGGTGGCAGAGATTCGCGCTCCCGAGGTGGTGTCGGAGAACATCTCCGGCGATGGCACCCGCAAGTGGGTGGTACGGGTCACCAGCGGAAGCTGTGTGGAGACCGTTTTTATTCCCGAGGATGGACGCGGTACCCTCTGCGTCTCCTCCCAGGCAGGCTGCGCTCTCGATTGCAGTTTCTGCTCAACCGGCAAGCAGGGGTTTGACTCTGACCTCACGGCGGCCGAGATCATAGGGCAGGTGTGGATTGCCGCCTGCTCGCTCAACAATGAGCCGGCCAAGGTCGGTCGCTCCATCACCAATGTGGTGATGATGGGGATGGGTGAGCCGCTGCTCAATTTTGATAATGTGGTCGATGCAATGACCCTGATGATGGATGATCTGGGTTACGGCATCTCCAAGCGACGGGTGACCCTGAGTACCTCCGGAGTGGTGCCGGCGCTCAAGCGCCTGTCGGAAGTAACCGATGTCTCCCTGGCGCTGTCACTGCATGCCCCCAACAACGCCCTGCGCGACCAGCTGGTGCCGCTCAACAAGAAGTATCCACTGGAGGTGTTGTTGCCCGCCTGCGTGGGTTACATCCAGGGGCTGAGTGACAAGAGTCGACGTATTACCATCGAGTACACCCTTATCGACGGCGTAAATGATCGGTCTGAACACGCTGCCGAGTTGATCGAGCTGCTGCGGGGGATTCCCTGCAAGATCAACCTGATACCGTTTAACCCCTTTTCTCTGTCAAACTACCGCAGGCCGAGCAACAATAGCCTGCACCGGTTCCAGCGTCAGTTGCAGGAGGCGGGTTACAACACCACCATCCGCAAAACCCGGGGTGACGATATTGAGGCGGCTTGTGGCCAGTTGGCCGGAGAGGTTCAGGATCGCACCCGACGTAGTGCACGCTATCAACAGAGCAGGGTGGAACCCGATAACCTGATTACAGTCAGATCCGTATAA
- the pilW gene encoding type IV pilus biogenesis/stability protein PilW: MRSNLAALAVLVLLGGCVTHEYGYTPGRDADPEKELADNIRLAKAYIQEGYTVRAIEPLNRALELDRRSAEAYSVLAIVYQIEGDHEQARYNYERALSINSNASDIQHNFGSFLYRQQQYKEAISHLLVAAENIRYTRRSISFQVLGLCELKLGNEQKAEEYFLRAVRLERGLPVASLELAELYYNQRRYNEALGSYERFLEFAAQTSRSLLLGIRLARVFSDKDREASYALQLGRFFPGSEELAQYEEMKAND; the protein is encoded by the coding sequence ATGAGATCGAATCTGGCAGCGCTGGCTGTGCTGGTGCTACTGGGTGGCTGCGTTACCCATGAGTATGGATACACGCCGGGTCGAGATGCTGACCCCGAAAAGGAGTTGGCGGATAACATTCGCCTCGCCAAAGCCTATATCCAGGAAGGTTATACAGTCCGCGCCATTGAGCCCCTTAATCGTGCCCTGGAGCTGGACAGACGTTCGGCGGAGGCCTATTCGGTACTGGCCATTGTCTACCAGATTGAGGGAGACCATGAGCAGGCCCGCTACAATTATGAGCGCGCGCTCTCCATCAACTCCAACGCTTCCGATATCCAGCACAACTTTGGTTCTTTTCTCTATCGCCAGCAGCAGTACAAGGAGGCGATCAGCCACCTGCTGGTCGCGGCGGAGAACATTCGCTACACACGACGCAGTATCAGCTTCCAGGTGCTGGGTCTTTGTGAGTTGAAACTGGGCAATGAGCAGAAGGCGGAGGAGTATTTTCTGCGCGCCGTCCGCCTCGAACGCGGCCTGCCGGTTGCCAGCCTTGAACTCGCCGAACTCTATTACAACCAGCGTCGCTATAACGAAGCCCTCGGAAGCTACGAGCGCTTCCTTGAGTTTGCAGCGCAAACCTCGCGCTCGTTGCTGCTCGGTATTCGGCTAGCCCGGGTGTTTTCAGACAAGGATCGTGAGGCCAGCTATGCCCTGCAGCTTGGCCGCTTCTTCCCCGGCTCCGAAGAGCTGGCGCAGTACGAGGAGATGAAGGCCAATGACTGA
- a CDS encoding RodZ domain-containing protein produces MTDESLKDDSVDESVDAASEVIGPTPGDLLVAAREKLGLTEEMVADRLKVTVDYVRALDSCAYDRLPGLTFTRGYIRGYAHLVELDPAEMIRQFDAFVGEQTPSYNSATVPLRPIKPPTSSGLRWISWLLFAALVLASIYWWQSQQGPQTAEVSEPGSVVIATETLTPAAVEVVSERVEIIELANTEPVAEQPPLPLTQDPVLSLEVVEESEVIVVDPLETAVLVTGEGQPSEGGEPVTLEEASAAVAGSEAATGTLLAIDFNAECWVEVRGESGTVMVASLRSSDSPVSIRVNEPVRILLGNVDAVARFEYDGAPVPLSDYTRGNIANLRLGSE; encoded by the coding sequence ATGACTGACGAATCGCTGAAAGATGACTCCGTGGACGAGTCGGTAGATGCCGCATCCGAGGTCATAGGACCTACACCGGGCGATCTTTTGGTGGCAGCCCGCGAAAAGCTTGGACTCACCGAAGAGATGGTTGCAGATCGGCTGAAAGTGACAGTTGATTATGTCAGGGCGTTGGATAGCTGCGCCTATGATCGCCTGCCGGGCCTCACCTTTACCCGTGGCTATATCCGCGGCTATGCCCATCTGGTCGAACTGGACCCGGCAGAGATGATTCGCCAGTTTGACGCGTTTGTCGGCGAGCAAACTCCCAGTTATAACAGTGCGACGGTGCCGCTGCGGCCCATCAAGCCTCCCACCTCTTCCGGACTGCGCTGGATCTCCTGGCTGCTGTTTGCGGCGCTGGTGCTGGCTTCAATCTACTGGTGGCAATCCCAGCAGGGCCCGCAGACGGCGGAGGTGAGTGAGCCAGGGTCGGTGGTGATCGCCACTGAAACCCTCACGCCAGCCGCCGTTGAGGTAGTGAGCGAGCGGGTGGAGATCATAGAGCTGGCGAACACGGAGCCGGTGGCTGAGCAGCCGCCGCTTCCCCTTACGCAAGACCCGGTCTTGTCCCTCGAGGTCGTGGAAGAGAGCGAAGTGATTGTGGTTGACCCGTTGGAGACGGCCGTCCTGGTGACCGGGGAGGGCCAACCGTCGGAGGGGGGTGAGCCTGTCACCCTGGAAGAGGCCTCGGCGGCGGTAGCCGGCAGCGAAGCTGCGACGGGAACACTGCTTGCTATCGACTTCAATGCAGAGTGTTGGGTTGAGGTACGGGGTGAGAGCGGCACCGTGATGGTCGCCTCCCTGCGCAGTAGCGACTCACCTGTTTCTATTCGCGTGAATGAGCCGGTTCGCATTCTTTTGGGCAATGTGGATGCGGTAGCGCGCTTTGAATATGACGGTGCTCCGGTCCCGCTGTCTGATTATACCCGTGGAAATATTGCCAATCTGAGGCTGGGTAGCGAGTAG
- the ispG gene encoding flavodoxin-dependent (E)-4-hydroxy-3-methylbut-2-enyl-diphosphate synthase: MHSESPIKRRLSRKIFVGKVPVGGDAPISVQSMTNTETCDVEATVGQILQLQEAGADIVRVSVPSMEAAEAFGRIRQRVEVPLVADIHFDYQIALKVAEYGVDCLRINPGNIGREDRVRAVVESARDKGIPIRIGVNAGSLEKDLQKKYGEPTPAAMVESALRHIDILDRLNYPDFKVSLKASDVFMTVAAYRQLAGQIEQPLHLGITEAGGLRSGTVKSAVGLGMLLMDGIGDTLRVSLAADPVEEVKVGFDILKSLKLRSRGINFIACPSCSRQNFDVVKTMNELEMRLEDVRVPLDVAVIGCVVNGPGEAREVDVGLAGGTPNNLVYVSGKPEYKFKNETLVDDLERTIREKVKQKEQEAASVIAKG, translated from the coding sequence ATGCACAGTGAATCCCCGATTAAGCGACGCCTGTCGCGCAAGATCTTCGTCGGTAAGGTCCCTGTAGGGGGCGATGCACCGATTTCGGTGCAGAGTATGACCAATACCGAAACCTGCGACGTAGAGGCTACCGTAGGCCAGATCCTGCAGCTGCAGGAAGCTGGCGCTGATATCGTACGTGTGTCGGTGCCTTCCATGGAGGCGGCTGAGGCGTTCGGCCGGATTCGCCAGCGGGTCGAGGTACCCCTGGTGGCTGATATCCATTTCGATTACCAGATCGCCCTCAAGGTCGCTGAGTACGGTGTTGACTGCCTGCGCATCAACCCCGGCAATATCGGCCGCGAGGACCGCGTGCGAGCGGTGGTGGAAAGCGCGCGGGACAAGGGGATTCCGATCCGTATCGGGGTCAACGCCGGTTCCCTGGAGAAAGACCTGCAGAAAAAATATGGCGAGCCCACCCCGGCGGCAATGGTGGAATCAGCCCTGCGCCACATCGATATCCTTGACCGCCTGAACTACCCGGACTTCAAGGTGAGCCTCAAGGCTTCCGATGTGTTCATGACGGTTGCCGCCTATCGCCAGCTGGCCGGCCAGATCGAGCAGCCGCTGCACCTGGGGATCACTGAGGCAGGTGGGTTGCGCTCGGGGACGGTTAAATCGGCCGTGGGGCTGGGTATGCTGCTGATGGACGGTATCGGAGACACCCTGCGGGTGTCTCTGGCGGCGGATCCGGTTGAAGAGGTCAAGGTGGGTTTTGATATCCTCAAGAGCCTCAAGCTGCGCTCGCGGGGGATCAACTTTATCGCCTGTCCCAGCTGTTCACGGCAGAACTTCGATGTGGTCAAGACCATGAACGAGTTGGAGATGCGGCTGGAAGATGTCCGCGTGCCGCTGGATGTGGCGGTGATCGGTTGTGTGGTCAACGGTCCTGGTGAAGCGCGCGAAGTGGATGTGGGGTTGGCCGGCGGTACACCCAATAACCTGGTGTATGTCTCCGGCAAGCCCGAGTACAAGTTCAAAAATGAAACCCTGGTGGATGACCTCGAGCGCACCATCCGGGAGAAGGTAAAGCAAAAAGAGCAGGAGGCGGCGTCCGTTATTGCCAAGGGCTGA